cttcaaatttaaagttttatatttttatttacgttttaattcttataattatacatcacatttataatttttaacttttaccTTTATCATTTTAATCCTTAGAGGTTGATAATAAAGCCTCTGTAAGTTTGACAATTGGTTAATGAAAATAGTTCTTTAgccaaaagaaaacaacaatgCGGTTATTACATTCCAATGTGCCCGGTTCAATATCTGGTCCAATCAAAACGATTTggtttcacaattttttttcatattttaacaaACTAAAGTTGGAAGATATCTTTCTGGAATAATTTATTTAGAATATAACAttgttttagaaattaaaatcaattaaccaGTTATAATGAACAaagttaaaaacaattatatatattattttctaaatgaaAAGACAAATACTTCTTCGTATCTCAAACGTGATGAATGTATTTTACTAACAATTTAGTTCCTTTTTCCatctcatttataatttttatttttgattttcattccaaaaataactatttcTTCTATTCAccatatcattttaaaataagagaATTTGTACTCCCTACACACAACATTTACTCTATTTGCACTTCATATTCTATTTCCCCCCAATTTGCTTTCCCCCCAATTTGCTTTCCCCCATCATTATCATTTTTCCCACATTCTATGGTATCCCACTTCTTTTAGTATATTGAACTAATTTTAACCACTCACACAGTCTATAAAGAAAATCAACCTTCTTGGGCCTAAGCCCATTTAGTATGTATACTTAAAAGGCCTTTTAAGCACAGTTAAACCTCCCGTCGCTTAGATCTGCGAAGAGTTCAATCTTATACATCGCCTCCTCCGTGTCCACACGCATAACGCCGCCATCGACGATTTCTCTCATACTCACTGGTAATTTAATCGGAGATCTCTGTTTCTTTAATTCCTTTTGGTTTTAGGTTGCGATTGATTCCTCGTTTAGTTTTCGCACAGATCGTTAGATTTGAATCTGAACCAATCTATTCGATACTTCGTTTTAGGGTTTCGTGAGGTGATTGAAGTTCGTTCATAGAGAAAGATGTACAACGGAATAGGGTTACAGACCGCGAGAGGATCTGGGACTAACGGTTACGTTCAGACGAACAAGTTCTTCGTGAGGCCTAGGAACGGTGGTAAGCCCCTTAGTGGCGGAAAACGGTTTGCGGATGATCAAGATTCTCATAGCTTGACTGGTATAGTACTTCAATCTGCTTATTCTTTATATTGTGGGATATCTTTTTCAGCTACTGTGTTTATTCGTTTAGAACTAAGCAAAGATGAATTCAAATCTATATTAGTTTTGATAGATATTAATAAGTTCCTCTTTAGTATTCCCCTGCTTATTTTCACGAATCATATAGGCTGCTAGTGAGGAGTTCTATCAGATCCTTATTGTACTTGTTGTCCCTCTACAGTTGCTTCCGGGACAACAGAGTTTGTGGAGAAAGGGACAGAGAATGTCGTCTTTAGCACATGTgatgaagaaagagagagggttGTTTTTCAAATGGGGACTTCTGATGCTGTTAGGGCTCTCAAAGCTGCTGAGATTGTGTATGTTCCTAGAGTCATATTATCTCTACCAAaagttcatatctttttatacGAATTTTGAAAGAATCATCATTTTTGTAGGTGTAATGATGTTGCAGCTGTTGATATTAACATGGGTTGTCCCAAGGCTTTCTCTATTCAAGGAGGAATGGGTGCTGCTCTGTTAACTAAACCCGAGCTCATTCATGATGTATGGCCCTCTGAATCCTTTTGCAAATTTGTGCATTTGTATCTGGCTGATCAGTTTTTGAATTCTTCTCCATCCCGCAGATTCTAGCTACACTTAAGAGGAACTTAGACGTACCTGTTACTTGTAGTTTTAAAGACAAAGAGATGGAAGCGAGAAGCGAACTGAACCTTAAAGTTTACGATATTTTCAAAGAGTTTATGACAGGGTAAGTTTATTTCGATTGATTGGTTCTCCTACATTTATGTCCTTGTGCTTTCAagtatattatgtttaaatctctGTTATTGCAATGATTATAGGATCACAAAACTTGAGGAACTAGGGAATGCTGCAAACACTTTTCTTCTACG
This genomic interval from Brassica napus cultivar Da-Ae chromosome A6, Da-Ae, whole genome shotgun sequence contains the following:
- the LOC125575395 gene encoding uncharacterized protein LOC125575395; amino-acid sequence: MYNGIGLQTARGSGTNGYVQTNKFFVRPRNGGKPLSGGKRFADDQDSHSLTVASGTTEFVEKGTENVVFSTCDEERERVVFQMGTSDAVRALKAAEIVCNDVAAVDINMGCPKAFSIQGGMGAALLTKPELIHDILATLKRNLDVPVTCSFKDKEMEARSELNLKVYDIFKEFMTGITKLEELGNAANTFLLRFQQGLCLLKRSPMLTSSTLIKNLIKSNETRRLKSYIDFGCINIDDAAKSTKALHTSISGLSDHLINAQSLLSELERLTDEAALAIETATTTQLDVESCDELRQVTSDEENEIVHFLQEPEVTEYATVIAVVYNMVKQNYVMQEKIVRSLSLKTSFDELDTYTMMWSLRPFVEDKIMNRAWKCIY